One segment of Panicum virgatum strain AP13 chromosome 3K, P.virgatum_v5, whole genome shotgun sequence DNA contains the following:
- the LOC120699328 gene encoding benzyl alcohol O-benzoyltransferase-like, with protein MACSSVVPKFMVRRRPAVLVVPAAPTPRELKRLSVFDEQDCMRVQISNLHFYRRNESMDGKDPAQVIRDALAKALVPYYPFAGRLREQDGWKLVVDCTGEDVLFVEADADVGLKHFGDPLVPPFPCVEELIFDVPGSSAILNSPLLLFQVTRLTCGGFILAVRVNHTMADAQGATQFLGAVAELARGALAPFPPPVWKRELLDGRNQQQPALVHDKLDEVPGSDTDHTKGSSVMLLLDNPALRLSFFFGPREIDAIRAQLLPHLQKRATKFDTIAGWIWKFRTMALAPYSNEVMMLVVVVNARGRNTATVGGIPVGYYRNAFAVPVAMSTAGELSMNPLSYAVELVRKAKNQVDIEYMRSTADLIVLRRGQSPPITAGMFSLSDTTRAKFDDLDFGWGKQVYGGPAEAVGVPSIPWLTSFLLASKNANGEDGIVVPMCLPGPAMDRLVEEMSKLLRLTTDDVTQLHQPHVLPAMK; from the exons ATGGCATGCTCCTCGGTGGTGCCCAAGTTCATGGTGCGCAGGCGACCGGCAGTGCTAGTGGTGCCGGCGGCCCCAACGCCTCGAGAGCTGAAGCGGCTCTCGGTTTTCGATGAGCAGGACTGTATGAGGGTCCAAATCTCCAACCTCCATTTCTACCGAAGGAACGAGTCCATGGACGGCAAGGACCCCGCGCAGGTTATACGGGACGCTCTTGCCAAAGCCCTAGTTCCCTACTACCCGTTCGCTGGACGGCTCCGAGAGCAGGATGGATGGAAGCTCGTCGTCGACTGCACCGGTGAGGACGTTTTGTTTGTCGAGGCTGACGCTGATGTTGGCCTTAAGCACTTTGGTGATCCCCTAGTGCCGCCATTCCCGTGCGTCGAGGAGCTCATCTTTGACGTCCCCGGCTCTTCTGCTATCCTCAACTCTCCCCTCTTGCTCTTCCAG GTGACACGACTCACCTGTGGAGGATTCATCCTTGCGGTCCGAGTGAACCACACCATGGCTGACGCACAGGGGGCGACGCAGTTCTTGGGGGCTGTGGCAGAGCTTGCGCGGGGTGCGCTAGCTCCATTCCCGCCACCGGTGTGGAAACGGGAACTGCTGGATGGGCGCAACCAGCAACAACCAGCGCTGGTGCACGACAAGTTGGACGAGGTGCCGGGCAGTGACACTGATCACACCAAGGGCAGCAGTGTCATGCTTTTGTTAGATAACCCAGCGCTCCGgctctccttcttcttcgggCCTCGAGAGATTGATGCTATTCGAGCCCAGCTCCTGCCGCACCTTCAGAAGCGTGCCACAAAGTTCGACACCATCGCGGGCTGGATTTGGAAATTCCGCACGATGGCGCTGGCCCCGTACTCCAATGAGGTGATGATGCTGGTGGTGGTTGTCAACGCACGTGGCCGGAACACTGCCACGGTCGGCGGGATCCCCGTTGGCTACTACAGAAACGCGTTCGCGGTCCCGGTCGCCATGTCAACGGCCGGGGAGCTCAGCATGAACCCCCTGAGCTACGCCGTTGAGCTGGTGAGGAAGGCAAAAAACCAGGTGGACATAGAGTACATGCGGTCAACAGCCGACCTCATTGTGCTGCGTAGGGGGCAAAGTCCGCCCATCACCGCCGGCATGTTTTCTCTGTCGGACACAACAAGGGCCAAGTTTGACGATCTCGACTTCGGATGGGGCAAGCAGGTGTATGGGGGTCCGGCAGAAGCCGTCGGCGTCCCGTCCATTCCCTGGCTGACCAGCTTCCTGTTAGCCTCCAAGAACGCCAACGGGGAAGACGGCATCGTCGTACCAATGTGCCTGCCTGGCCCTGCTATGGATAGGTTGGTGGAAGAGATGAGCAAGCTGCTGCGCCTAACAACCGACGATGTGACCCAGCTGCACCAGCCTCACGTATTACCAGCTATGAAATAA